The DNA window ATTGTCTTTTTCTCATCCGGTGGTATAATTAGCTTCTCCTCTTTTTTTATATACTTTTGATCTGTGGTAATGACTTTTTTCTCTTTTGCTACTTTCATAGCAGAGAATTCCACTATTTTTCTTAAACCTACCATCAATAAAGCCAGCAAACCTAAAATTATAAAAACCATAACCAATGCAATTAGCGAAAGTATAATTGCACCTTCTATTCCTTCATACATAAGCTACTCCTTCTATCAATTTGAAAGATATATTTACAAGAATTTTAGTTGAATTAATTTAACCAATTACAATTAAAGAGGAATATTACCATGTTTTTTACCAGGCAGACTCTCTCTTTTGGTGGAAAGCATTTCCAGAGAAGTAATCAATCTTGGCCTGGTCTCTCGGGGATCAACTATCATATCAACAAAGCCTCTACTGGCTGCGGCATAAGGATTAGAAAACCTTTCTTTATACTCATCAATTTTTTTCTGGCGATATTGTTCTGGATCTTCCGCTTTTTCAATCTCTTTTCTAAAAATAATATTAGCTGCTCCTTGAGAACCCATAACGGCAATCTCGGCAGTAGGCCAAGCAATGACCTGATCTGCACCTAAATCCCTACTACACATTGCCAGATATGCACCACCATATGATTTTCTAACTACAACTGTTATCTTGGGAACTGTTGCTTCAGAATAGGCATATAACATCTTAGCTCCATGCCTGATAATTCCTCCATATTCCTGAGCAGTCCCTGGTAAAAATCCTGGAACATCAACCAGGGTTAAGATGGGAATATTAAAGGCATCACAGAAACGTATAAAACGAGCAGCTTTATCAGAGGCATCAATATCAAGACATCCAGCCAGTACTTTTGGTTGATTGGCAATAATGCCAATGCTCTGTCCCTTTAGACTGGCAAATCCGGTAATAATATTACGAGCAAAATGTTCATGTGATTCTAAAAAATTGCCATCATCAACTATGTATCTTATGATATCTTTCATCTCATAAGGCTTATTGGGATCGGTTGGCACTATTGTTAATAATGCCTCTTCCATTCTATTTGGATCATCATTGACCTCTAAAATAGGAGGATTCTCCATGTTATTAGAAGGTATATAACCAATCAATGTTCTAACGGATTTAAATACTTCCTGTTCATTATCAGCAGCAAAATGAGCAACTCCACTTTTTTGATTATGAGTCATTGCTCCTCCTAATTTTTCTGAGGAAACATCCTCCCCGGTGACAGCCTTAATAACACTCGGCCCAGTAATATGCATAATACCAATTTTCTTTACCATAAAGACAAAATCCATTATGGCTGGAGAATATACTGCACCTCCTGCTGCGGGACCAACTACGATGGATATCTGGGGGACTACTCCTGAAGCAATAGTATTGCGATAAAATATCTGTCCATAGCCACTTAGAGAATCAACTCCTTCCTGAATGCGAGCACCTCCAGAATCATTGATACCTATTATAGGTGCTCCCATTTTCATGGCCATATCCATAACCTTGCATATTTTTTTAGAATGCATTTCACCTAAAGAACCACCAATTACAGTAAAATCCTGAGAAAAAACATAAACCAGGCGACCATCAATGGTACCATAACCAGTTATTACTCCCTCCCCTGGTACTTCCTTTCCCGCCATATCGAAATTAACACAACGATGCTCTACAAAAAGGTCAAGTTCATTGAAGCTTCCCTCATCTAATAACAGAGATATTCTTTCTCTAGCCGTAAGTTTACCCTTTTCGTGTTGTGCTTTAATCCTTTTTTCTCCACCACCAGCAAGAATCTTTTCCTTCTTTTCTTGTAAAATCTTCATTAGATCATTTATGGTTTGTTCCATTAACTTCCTCACCCCTCTTTTATTATTCATTTTCTTTAAATTTTTATCTCCTCTATTTCTGGTATATTCTGGTATAACAAAAGTCACTATACCATCAATTTATTTAATCTACTTACTTTTTTAACAAATTAATATTGCTTTTAATCCTCATGTTCACATAACTCAATTAAAATACCATTGGTACTCCTGGGATGTAAAAAGGCAATTCTAATACCTCCGGCACCATGACGAGGCTCCTGGTCAATTAATTGAACACCCTTTTTCTTTAAATCTTCCAGTACTGATTTTAAATTATCAACTTCAAATGCTATGTGATGAATACCCTCACCTCTTTTTTCAATAAATCTGGCAATACTCCCCTCTGAAGAAGTTGATTCCAATAATTCAATTTCACTTTCCCCAATCGGCAAACAAGCTACTTTTACCTTTTGATCTGCTACCTCTTCAATAGTTGCACACTTCATATCCAGAATATCCTGAAAAATAGGGAGTGAATCCTCTAATTTTTTTACTGCAATCCCAATATGATTAATTTTCTTAAACAAAATCAATTACCCCCTTTAAATATTTTTCCCTTAAAGATTTCAGTAAGTTTTTGGACAACACTATAAGGATCGTTATCCCGTTTTAATACTTTTTCTACCTCTTTTTCCAGGTTTTCCTCCCCAATAAATTGGAAAAACATCTCCTGCCAGTTTTCCTGAAAGAGATCATAAATCTCTTTTCTTATACGATTTTTTCTTCTTTGATACATCTGTCCACTATTTTGTAAATAAATAATCAATCTTTCAATCTCTTTCCATAATGGATCTATTCCGATATTTTCTGTACCAACAGTTTTAATTATAGAAGGATTTCTTTTCCCATTATCACTTAAATGTATCATCATCTCTATTTCTGTAATCAGCTTGTCAGCTCCATCCCGATCTGCCTTATTAACTACAAATATATCACCTATTTCCATGATGCCTGCTTTTATTACCTGAATATCGTCCCCCATACCCGGCATTACTACCAATAAAATAATATCAGAAACTTTAATTACCTCAATTTCTGATTGACCTACTCCAACTGTTTCAATAAAAATAATATTTTTCCCCATTGCCTCCATTATCTTAACAATAGCCTGGGTAGAACGCGATAAACCTCCCAAATGACCTCTGGTTCCAATGCTACGAATAAAAACTTCCTTATCTGTTGCCAGATCTTGCATCCTTATACGGTCGCCGAGGATAGCACCACCTGTAAATGGACTACTTGGATCAATAGCAATAATGCCAACTTTCTTCCCCATTTTTCTTACATGCTTAGTCAACCGGTCAGTTATGGTGCTTTTGCCTGAACCAGGGGGACCAGTAATTCCTATAACAACTGCCTTGCCACAATAATGATGTAACTCTTGCAATATTTTTTGAGCATGTTGAAAATCATTTTCCACCATAGTAATAAGCTTTGCTACAG is part of the Atribacterota bacterium genome and encodes:
- the meaB gene encoding methylmalonyl Co-A mutase-associated GTPase MeaB, which encodes MNLSNRVRQGDARAVAKLITMVENDFQHAQKILQELHHYCGKAVVIGITGPPGSGKSTITDRLTKHVRKMGKKVGIIAIDPSSPFTGGAILGDRIRMQDLATDKEVFIRSIGTRGHLGGLSRSTQAIVKIMEAMGKNIIFIETVGVGQSEIEVIKVSDIILLVVMPGMGDDIQVIKAGIMEIGDIFVVNKADRDGADKLITEIEMMIHLSDNGKRNPSIIKTVGTENIGIDPLWKEIERLIIYLQNSGQMYQRRKNRIRKEIYDLFQENWQEMFFQFIGEENLEKEVEKVLKRDNDPYSVVQKLTEIFKGKIFKGGN
- a CDS encoding OadG family transporter subunit, giving the protein MYEGIEGAIILSLIALVMVFIILGLLALLMVGLRKIVEFSAMKVAKEKKVITTDQKYIKKEEKLIIPPDEKKTIVSEQRENEEIIAIISAALANFQHMTVRTQPINAISIKRIMSQTLNPWSISGRQNMMTERISISARKKGGF
- a CDS encoding carboxyl transferase domain-containing protein, translated to MEQTINDLMKILQEKKEKILAGGGEKRIKAQHEKGKLTARERISLLLDEGSFNELDLFVEHRCVNFDMAGKEVPGEGVITGYGTIDGRLVYVFSQDFTVIGGSLGEMHSKKICKVMDMAMKMGAPIIGINDSGGARIQEGVDSLSGYGQIFYRNTIASGVVPQISIVVGPAAGGAVYSPAIMDFVFMVKKIGIMHITGPSVIKAVTGEDVSSEKLGGAMTHNQKSGVAHFAADNEQEVFKSVRTLIGYIPSNNMENPPILEVNDDPNRMEEALLTIVPTDPNKPYEMKDIIRYIVDDGNFLESHEHFARNIITGFASLKGQSIGIIANQPKVLAGCLDIDASDKAARFIRFCDAFNIPILTLVDVPGFLPGTAQEYGGIIRHGAKMLYAYSEATVPKITVVVRKSYGGAYLAMCSRDLGADQVIAWPTAEIAVMGSQGAANIIFRKEIEKAEDPEQYRQKKIDEYKERFSNPYAAASRGFVDMIVDPRETRPRLITSLEMLSTKRESLPGKKHGNIPL
- the mce gene encoding methylmalonyl-CoA epimerase, which codes for MLFKKINHIGIAVKKLEDSLPIFQDILDMKCATIEEVADQKVKVACLPIGESEIELLESTSSEGSIARFIEKRGEGIHHIAFEVDNLKSVLEDLKKKGVQLIDQEPRHGAGGIRIAFLHPRSTNGILIELCEHED